A DNA window from Anastrepha ludens isolate Willacy chromosome 6, idAnaLude1.1, whole genome shotgun sequence contains the following coding sequences:
- the LOC128865719 gene encoding spondin-1 isoform X2: MACNPINTHYRTTIQQPSINRKSLVSKTKPVTSQLRTVWSNKMNWLALIISISATINIALACSRIPPGATTAKSRVDDNYMVSIAGNPQTYIPGQKYNVSLVAYNDLSFISFILALESANEVDEQADFGTLGYFEIIDLTETRFSPRCPNLVENTNTNMKTHVEVIWVAPATTGNGCVLIKATVTQHRDVWFMDDGFLTKRICEEEVDDVDTQPSIVDPCCACDEAKYELTFEGKWSRHTHPKDFPANSWRTRFSDIIGASHTIDYRFWTYGELGSQGLREVAEHGSTRTLESELKDQSDQIRTIIKARGISYPNVTGKTFAVFRVDSKHHLISLVSMIDPSPDWIVGISALELCLPNCTWIENKVHNLYPWDAGTDNGPSYMSADQPQVPPDVIRRIKSNFPNDPRSPFYDPSGAPMKPLATLHINRRRLYEKTCENAEGKEPTECATFPWSHWSDCSPKCGSGTQHRTREYKQPAVARRSKCHNTLREEQPCNGQRCGPESEDNAEEDENTNEHEGNTQEVPECAISGWSGWSTCSATCGSGVIIRSRHYLNPRAKKKCQETRKCEGPECGGDLANGAGGEGGTEGDETAGEEENAVENELSDGTSAFHPDNNNGFRLFQSYSQKREDYIPPECGYSQWSDFSPCIGPCGSTGYRQRQRKIWNNDEVYGVKNPKSDGSDPCRHIKREEMVNCTNPACDTIVPHYCFASLKISPCRDGDVTNYWYYDYPTDQCAIFWADKCDKNHNKFLSKEACEDTCRRPRQKLDLQSESLRMEHQPVDCAVSEWEPRPCNVTCGEGMQIKTRRVLRRAKYGGKPCPKHLVRLEKCYQSCDEVYTISGGLGGSTGDGSDFDKPFRNRGSYVSARQMVKKDDCRYSEWSAWTPCTASCGDNSMRQKTRTLLNTELSYKCKDRVRVEKCIVMPCLLESNDQDSQW, from the exons ATG GCTTGCAACCCAATAAATACACATTACAGAACGACTATCCAACAGCCGAGTATTAATAGAAAGTCTTTAGTAAGCAAAACGAAACCCGTTACGTCTCAGTTGCGAACAGTGTGGAGCAACAAAATGAATTGGTTGGCTTTGATCATTTCCATTTCGGCGACAATTAATATAGCGCTCGCCTGTAGTCGCATACCACCCGGCGCGACGACCGCCAAATCACGAGTGGACGATAATTACATGGTGTCGATAGCCGGAAATCCGCAAACATACATTCCGGGACAGAAATACAatg TCTCACTCGTCGCCTACAATGATCTGTCTTTTATCAGTTTCATATTGGCATTGGAGAGCGCCAATGAAGTTGACGAACAAGCggactttggtacacttggctATTTCGAGATCATCGATTTAACAGAGACACGTTTCAGTCCACGTTGTCCGAATCTTGTGGAGAACACAAATACGAATATGAAGACACACGTGGAAGTGATCTGGGTAGCACCGGCAACCACGGGAAATGGTTGCGTTCTTATCAAAGCCACGGTGACGCAGCATCGTGATGTCTGGTTCATGGATGATGGTTTTTTGACAAAACGCATTTGTGAGGAGGAGGTTGATGATGTGGATACACAACCGAGTATTGTGGATCCCTGCTGTGCATGTGACGAGGCAAAATATGAG CTCACTTTCGAGGGAAAGTGGTCGCGACATACACATCCCAAGGACTTCCCGGCAAACAGTTGGCGCACCAGATTTAGTGACATTATTGGCGCCTCACACACCATTGATTATCGCTTTTGGACTTATGGTGAGTTGGGGAGTCAAGGTCTGCGTGAGGTGGCCGAGCACGGATCTACGAGAACGTTGGAAAGTGAGCTGAAAGATCAG AGTGACCAAATAAGAACAATCATTAAAGCGCGTGGCATTTCCTACCCCAACGTGACTGGTAAAACTTTCGCCGTCTTCCGGGTGGATTCTAAACATCATTTGATTTCTCTGGTATCTATGATTGATCCTTCACCTGATTGGATTGTGGGCATTTCAGCCTTAGAACTTTGTTTGCCCAATTGTACATGGATCGAGAACAAAGTACACAATCTTTATCCTTGGGATGCGGGTACGGATAACGGACCTTCCTATATG TCTGCCGATCAGCCACAAGTGCCTCCTGATGTTATCAGACgcataaaatcaaattttccaaATGATCCACGCTCGCCATTCTACGACCCCTCCGGTGCGCCTATGAAACCGCTAGCTACATTGCACATAAATCGACGCAGGTTGTATGAGAAGACTTGCGAGAATGCAGAAG GGAAAGAGCCTACTGAGTGTGCCACCTTCCCCTGGAGTCATTGGAGTGATTGTAGTCCTAAGTGCGGTTCAGGTACGCAACATCGTACACGAGAGTACAAACAGCCGGCGGTAGCGCGGCGTTCCAAATGCCATAATACTTTGCGTGAAGAGCAGCCCTGCAATGGGCAGCGTTGTGGACCCGAAAGTGAAGATAATGCCGAAGAAGATGAAAATACAAATGAACATGAGGGCAATACGCAAGAAGTTCCCGAGTGTGCAATCTCTGGTTGGAGCGGTTGGTCTACATGTTCTGCGACCTGTGGTTCGGGCGTTATAATACGCTCGCGACATTACCTAAATCCCAGAGCGAAGAAGAAATGTCAG GAAACCCGCAAATGCGAAGGTCCCGAATGTGGTGGTGATTTGGCAAATGGTGCCGGAGGTGAGGGGGGTACTGAAGGTGACGAAACGGCAGGTGAGGAGGAGAATGCCGTGGAAAATGAGCTGAGCGATGGCACAAGCGCATTCCATCCAGACAACAACAATGGCTTCCGTCTGTTCCAGAGCTACAGTCAGAAACGCGAGGACTACATACCACCAGAATGCGGCTATTCACAATGGTCCGACTTCTCACCATGCATCGGACCCTGCGGAAGTACTGGCTATCGCCAAAGACAACGCAAAATATGGAACAACGACGAAGTTTATGGTGTTAAGAATCCGAAATCGGATGGTAGTGATCCGTGTCGTCATATTAAGCGCGAAGAGATGGTAAATTGCACAAATCCCGCATGCGATACCATCGTACCACACTACTGTTTTGCCAGCCTTAAGATAAGTCCGTGCCGTGATGGCGATGTAACTAACTACTGGTATTACGACTATCCCACCGACCAGTGCGCCATATTTTGGGCCGATAAGTGCGACAAGAACCATAATAAATTTCTCTCGAAGGAGGCTTGTGAGGACACCTGTCGTCGTCCACGTCAAAAGTTAGATTTACAAAGCGAAAGTTTACGCATGGAACACCAACCAGTCGATTGTGCCGTCTCCGAATGGGAACCGCGCCCGTGCAATGTGACCTGTGGTGAGGGCATGCAGATAAAGACGCGGCGTGTGCTACGACGCGCCAAATACGGCGGCAAGCCTTGTCCCAAACATTTGGTACGATTGGAAAAATGCTATCAAAGCTGCGATGAGGTGTACACCATAAGTGGTGGATTGGGTGGCAGTACTGGTGACGGAAGCGATTTCGATAAGCCATTTCGCAATCGAGGCAGCTATGTGAGCGCACGACAGATGGTGAAGAAAGACGATTGTCGCTACTCAGAGTGGTCGGCTTGGACGCCTTGCACAGCCAGCTGCGGCGACAATTCGATGCGACAGAAGACACGAACATTACTCAACACGGAATTGAGCTACAAGTGTAAGGATCGCGTACGCGTGGAGAAATGCATCGTGATGCCATGTCTGCTGGAGAGCAACGATCAGGATAGTCAATGGTGA
- the LOC128865719 gene encoding spondin-1 isoform X1, with the protein MACNPINTHYRTTIQQPSINRKSLVSKTKPVTSQLRTVWSNKMNWLALIISISATINIALACSRIPPGATTAKSRVDDNYMVSIAGNPQTYIPGQKYNVSLVAYNDLSFISFILALESANEVDEQADFGTLGYFEIIDLTETRFSPRCPNLVENTNTNMKTHVEVIWVAPATTGNGCVLIKATVTQHRDVWFMDDGFLTKRICEEEVDDVDTQPSIVDPCCACDEAKYELTFEGKWSRHTHPKDFPANSWRTRFSDIIGASHTIDYRFWTYGELGSQGLREVAEHGSTRTLESELKDQSDQIRTIIKARGISYPNVTGKTFAVFRVDSKHHLISLVSMIDPSPDWIVGISALELCLPNCTWIENKVHNLYPWDAGTDNGPSYMSADQPQVPPDVIRRIKSNFPNDPRSPFYDPSGAPMKPLATLHINRRRLYEKTCENAEGKEPTECATFPWSHWSDCSPKCGSGTQHRTREYKQPAVARRSKCHNTLREEQPCNGQRCGPESEDNAEEDENTNEHEGNTQEVPECAISGWSGWSTCSATCGSGVIIRSRHYLNPRAKKKCQKVSKQRLQETRKCEGPECGGDLANGAGGEGGTEGDETAGEEENAVENELSDGTSAFHPDNNNGFRLFQSYSQKREDYIPPECGYSQWSDFSPCIGPCGSTGYRQRQRKIWNNDEVYGVKNPKSDGSDPCRHIKREEMVNCTNPACDTIVPHYCFASLKISPCRDGDVTNYWYYDYPTDQCAIFWADKCDKNHNKFLSKEACEDTCRRPRQKLDLQSESLRMEHQPVDCAVSEWEPRPCNVTCGEGMQIKTRRVLRRAKYGGKPCPKHLVRLEKCYQSCDEVYTISGGLGGSTGDGSDFDKPFRNRGSYVSARQMVKKDDCRYSEWSAWTPCTASCGDNSMRQKTRTLLNTELSYKCKDRVRVEKCIVMPCLLESNDQDSQW; encoded by the exons ATG GCTTGCAACCCAATAAATACACATTACAGAACGACTATCCAACAGCCGAGTATTAATAGAAAGTCTTTAGTAAGCAAAACGAAACCCGTTACGTCTCAGTTGCGAACAGTGTGGAGCAACAAAATGAATTGGTTGGCTTTGATCATTTCCATTTCGGCGACAATTAATATAGCGCTCGCCTGTAGTCGCATACCACCCGGCGCGACGACCGCCAAATCACGAGTGGACGATAATTACATGGTGTCGATAGCCGGAAATCCGCAAACATACATTCCGGGACAGAAATACAatg TCTCACTCGTCGCCTACAATGATCTGTCTTTTATCAGTTTCATATTGGCATTGGAGAGCGCCAATGAAGTTGACGAACAAGCggactttggtacacttggctATTTCGAGATCATCGATTTAACAGAGACACGTTTCAGTCCACGTTGTCCGAATCTTGTGGAGAACACAAATACGAATATGAAGACACACGTGGAAGTGATCTGGGTAGCACCGGCAACCACGGGAAATGGTTGCGTTCTTATCAAAGCCACGGTGACGCAGCATCGTGATGTCTGGTTCATGGATGATGGTTTTTTGACAAAACGCATTTGTGAGGAGGAGGTTGATGATGTGGATACACAACCGAGTATTGTGGATCCCTGCTGTGCATGTGACGAGGCAAAATATGAG CTCACTTTCGAGGGAAAGTGGTCGCGACATACACATCCCAAGGACTTCCCGGCAAACAGTTGGCGCACCAGATTTAGTGACATTATTGGCGCCTCACACACCATTGATTATCGCTTTTGGACTTATGGTGAGTTGGGGAGTCAAGGTCTGCGTGAGGTGGCCGAGCACGGATCTACGAGAACGTTGGAAAGTGAGCTGAAAGATCAG AGTGACCAAATAAGAACAATCATTAAAGCGCGTGGCATTTCCTACCCCAACGTGACTGGTAAAACTTTCGCCGTCTTCCGGGTGGATTCTAAACATCATTTGATTTCTCTGGTATCTATGATTGATCCTTCACCTGATTGGATTGTGGGCATTTCAGCCTTAGAACTTTGTTTGCCCAATTGTACATGGATCGAGAACAAAGTACACAATCTTTATCCTTGGGATGCGGGTACGGATAACGGACCTTCCTATATG TCTGCCGATCAGCCACAAGTGCCTCCTGATGTTATCAGACgcataaaatcaaattttccaaATGATCCACGCTCGCCATTCTACGACCCCTCCGGTGCGCCTATGAAACCGCTAGCTACATTGCACATAAATCGACGCAGGTTGTATGAGAAGACTTGCGAGAATGCAGAAG GGAAAGAGCCTACTGAGTGTGCCACCTTCCCCTGGAGTCATTGGAGTGATTGTAGTCCTAAGTGCGGTTCAGGTACGCAACATCGTACACGAGAGTACAAACAGCCGGCGGTAGCGCGGCGTTCCAAATGCCATAATACTTTGCGTGAAGAGCAGCCCTGCAATGGGCAGCGTTGTGGACCCGAAAGTGAAGATAATGCCGAAGAAGATGAAAATACAAATGAACATGAGGGCAATACGCAAGAAGTTCCCGAGTGTGCAATCTCTGGTTGGAGCGGTTGGTCTACATGTTCTGCGACCTGTGGTTCGGGCGTTATAATACGCTCGCGACATTACCTAAATCCCAGAGCGAAGAAGAAATGTCAG AAAGTAAGTAAGCAGCGGTTGCAGGAAACCCGCAAATGCGAAGGTCCCGAATGTGGTGGTGATTTGGCAAATGGTGCCGGAGGTGAGGGGGGTACTGAAGGTGACGAAACGGCAGGTGAGGAGGAGAATGCCGTGGAAAATGAGCTGAGCGATGGCACAAGCGCATTCCATCCAGACAACAACAATGGCTTCCGTCTGTTCCAGAGCTACAGTCAGAAACGCGAGGACTACATACCACCAGAATGCGGCTATTCACAATGGTCCGACTTCTCACCATGCATCGGACCCTGCGGAAGTACTGGCTATCGCCAAAGACAACGCAAAATATGGAACAACGACGAAGTTTATGGTGTTAAGAATCCGAAATCGGATGGTAGTGATCCGTGTCGTCATATTAAGCGCGAAGAGATGGTAAATTGCACAAATCCCGCATGCGATACCATCGTACCACACTACTGTTTTGCCAGCCTTAAGATAAGTCCGTGCCGTGATGGCGATGTAACTAACTACTGGTATTACGACTATCCCACCGACCAGTGCGCCATATTTTGGGCCGATAAGTGCGACAAGAACCATAATAAATTTCTCTCGAAGGAGGCTTGTGAGGACACCTGTCGTCGTCCACGTCAAAAGTTAGATTTACAAAGCGAAAGTTTACGCATGGAACACCAACCAGTCGATTGTGCCGTCTCCGAATGGGAACCGCGCCCGTGCAATGTGACCTGTGGTGAGGGCATGCAGATAAAGACGCGGCGTGTGCTACGACGCGCCAAATACGGCGGCAAGCCTTGTCCCAAACATTTGGTACGATTGGAAAAATGCTATCAAAGCTGCGATGAGGTGTACACCATAAGTGGTGGATTGGGTGGCAGTACTGGTGACGGAAGCGATTTCGATAAGCCATTTCGCAATCGAGGCAGCTATGTGAGCGCACGACAGATGGTGAAGAAAGACGATTGTCGCTACTCAGAGTGGTCGGCTTGGACGCCTTGCACAGCCAGCTGCGGCGACAATTCGATGCGACAGAAGACACGAACATTACTCAACACGGAATTGAGCTACAAGTGTAAGGATCGCGTACGCGTGGAGAAATGCATCGTGATGCCATGTCTGCTGGAGAGCAACGATCAGGATAGTCAATGGTGA
- the LOC128865719 gene encoding spondin-1 isoform X3, protein MNWLALIISISATINIALACSRIPPGATTAKSRVDDNYMVSIAGNPQTYIPGQKYNVSLVAYNDLSFISFILALESANEVDEQADFGTLGYFEIIDLTETRFSPRCPNLVENTNTNMKTHVEVIWVAPATTGNGCVLIKATVTQHRDVWFMDDGFLTKRICEEEVDDVDTQPSIVDPCCACDEAKYELTFEGKWSRHTHPKDFPANSWRTRFSDIIGASHTIDYRFWTYGELGSQGLREVAEHGSTRTLESELKDQSDQIRTIIKARGISYPNVTGKTFAVFRVDSKHHLISLVSMIDPSPDWIVGISALELCLPNCTWIENKVHNLYPWDAGTDNGPSYMSADQPQVPPDVIRRIKSNFPNDPRSPFYDPSGAPMKPLATLHINRRRLYEKTCENAEGKEPTECATFPWSHWSDCSPKCGSGTQHRTREYKQPAVARRSKCHNTLREEQPCNGQRCGPESEDNAEEDENTNEHEGNTQEVPECAISGWSGWSTCSATCGSGVIIRSRHYLNPRAKKKCQKVSKQRLQETRKCEGPECGGDLANGAGGEGGTEGDETAGEEENAVENELSDGTSAFHPDNNNGFRLFQSYSQKREDYIPPECGYSQWSDFSPCIGPCGSTGYRQRQRKIWNNDEVYGVKNPKSDGSDPCRHIKREEMVNCTNPACDTIVPHYCFASLKISPCRDGDVTNYWYYDYPTDQCAIFWADKCDKNHNKFLSKEACEDTCRRPRQKLDLQSESLRMEHQPVDCAVSEWEPRPCNVTCGEGMQIKTRRVLRRAKYGGKPCPKHLVRLEKCYQSCDEVYTISGGLGGSTGDGSDFDKPFRNRGSYVSARQMVKKDDCRYSEWSAWTPCTASCGDNSMRQKTRTLLNTELSYKCKDRVRVEKCIVMPCLLESNDQDSQW, encoded by the exons ATGAATTGGTTGGCTTTGATCATTTCCATTTCGGCGACAATTAATATAGCGCTCGCCTGTAGTCGCATACCACCCGGCGCGACGACCGCCAAATCACGAGTGGACGATAATTACATGGTGTCGATAGCCGGAAATCCGCAAACATACATTCCGGGACAGAAATACAatg TCTCACTCGTCGCCTACAATGATCTGTCTTTTATCAGTTTCATATTGGCATTGGAGAGCGCCAATGAAGTTGACGAACAAGCggactttggtacacttggctATTTCGAGATCATCGATTTAACAGAGACACGTTTCAGTCCACGTTGTCCGAATCTTGTGGAGAACACAAATACGAATATGAAGACACACGTGGAAGTGATCTGGGTAGCACCGGCAACCACGGGAAATGGTTGCGTTCTTATCAAAGCCACGGTGACGCAGCATCGTGATGTCTGGTTCATGGATGATGGTTTTTTGACAAAACGCATTTGTGAGGAGGAGGTTGATGATGTGGATACACAACCGAGTATTGTGGATCCCTGCTGTGCATGTGACGAGGCAAAATATGAG CTCACTTTCGAGGGAAAGTGGTCGCGACATACACATCCCAAGGACTTCCCGGCAAACAGTTGGCGCACCAGATTTAGTGACATTATTGGCGCCTCACACACCATTGATTATCGCTTTTGGACTTATGGTGAGTTGGGGAGTCAAGGTCTGCGTGAGGTGGCCGAGCACGGATCTACGAGAACGTTGGAAAGTGAGCTGAAAGATCAG AGTGACCAAATAAGAACAATCATTAAAGCGCGTGGCATTTCCTACCCCAACGTGACTGGTAAAACTTTCGCCGTCTTCCGGGTGGATTCTAAACATCATTTGATTTCTCTGGTATCTATGATTGATCCTTCACCTGATTGGATTGTGGGCATTTCAGCCTTAGAACTTTGTTTGCCCAATTGTACATGGATCGAGAACAAAGTACACAATCTTTATCCTTGGGATGCGGGTACGGATAACGGACCTTCCTATATG TCTGCCGATCAGCCACAAGTGCCTCCTGATGTTATCAGACgcataaaatcaaattttccaaATGATCCACGCTCGCCATTCTACGACCCCTCCGGTGCGCCTATGAAACCGCTAGCTACATTGCACATAAATCGACGCAGGTTGTATGAGAAGACTTGCGAGAATGCAGAAG GGAAAGAGCCTACTGAGTGTGCCACCTTCCCCTGGAGTCATTGGAGTGATTGTAGTCCTAAGTGCGGTTCAGGTACGCAACATCGTACACGAGAGTACAAACAGCCGGCGGTAGCGCGGCGTTCCAAATGCCATAATACTTTGCGTGAAGAGCAGCCCTGCAATGGGCAGCGTTGTGGACCCGAAAGTGAAGATAATGCCGAAGAAGATGAAAATACAAATGAACATGAGGGCAATACGCAAGAAGTTCCCGAGTGTGCAATCTCTGGTTGGAGCGGTTGGTCTACATGTTCTGCGACCTGTGGTTCGGGCGTTATAATACGCTCGCGACATTACCTAAATCCCAGAGCGAAGAAGAAATGTCAG AAAGTAAGTAAGCAGCGGTTGCAGGAAACCCGCAAATGCGAAGGTCCCGAATGTGGTGGTGATTTGGCAAATGGTGCCGGAGGTGAGGGGGGTACTGAAGGTGACGAAACGGCAGGTGAGGAGGAGAATGCCGTGGAAAATGAGCTGAGCGATGGCACAAGCGCATTCCATCCAGACAACAACAATGGCTTCCGTCTGTTCCAGAGCTACAGTCAGAAACGCGAGGACTACATACCACCAGAATGCGGCTATTCACAATGGTCCGACTTCTCACCATGCATCGGACCCTGCGGAAGTACTGGCTATCGCCAAAGACAACGCAAAATATGGAACAACGACGAAGTTTATGGTGTTAAGAATCCGAAATCGGATGGTAGTGATCCGTGTCGTCATATTAAGCGCGAAGAGATGGTAAATTGCACAAATCCCGCATGCGATACCATCGTACCACACTACTGTTTTGCCAGCCTTAAGATAAGTCCGTGCCGTGATGGCGATGTAACTAACTACTGGTATTACGACTATCCCACCGACCAGTGCGCCATATTTTGGGCCGATAAGTGCGACAAGAACCATAATAAATTTCTCTCGAAGGAGGCTTGTGAGGACACCTGTCGTCGTCCACGTCAAAAGTTAGATTTACAAAGCGAAAGTTTACGCATGGAACACCAACCAGTCGATTGTGCCGTCTCCGAATGGGAACCGCGCCCGTGCAATGTGACCTGTGGTGAGGGCATGCAGATAAAGACGCGGCGTGTGCTACGACGCGCCAAATACGGCGGCAAGCCTTGTCCCAAACATTTGGTACGATTGGAAAAATGCTATCAAAGCTGCGATGAGGTGTACACCATAAGTGGTGGATTGGGTGGCAGTACTGGTGACGGAAGCGATTTCGATAAGCCATTTCGCAATCGAGGCAGCTATGTGAGCGCACGACAGATGGTGAAGAAAGACGATTGTCGCTACTCAGAGTGGTCGGCTTGGACGCCTTGCACAGCCAGCTGCGGCGACAATTCGATGCGACAGAAGACACGAACATTACTCAACACGGAATTGAGCTACAAGTGTAAGGATCGCGTACGCGTGGAGAAATGCATCGTGATGCCATGTCTGCTGGAGAGCAACGATCAGGATAGTCAATGGTGA